aaaggaggccaatcattatcatgtgttctgggactgggttaaggctagggttagggttagggttagtgtggatCAAAGGAGGCCAGTCATTATCATGTGTTCTGGgactgggttaaggttagggttagggttagtgtggatCAAAGGAGGCCAGTCATTATCATGTGTTCtgggactgggttagggttagtgtggatCAAAGGAGGCCAGTCATTATCATGTGTTCTGGgactgggttaaggttagggttagggttagggttagtgtggatCAAAGGAGGCCAGTCATTATCATGTGTTCtgggactgggttagggttagtgtggatCAAAGGAGGCCAGTCATTATCATGTGTTCTGGGACtgagttaaggttagggttagggttagggttagggttagtgtggatCAAAGGAGGCCAGTCATTATCATGTGTTCtgggactgggttagggttaaccctaatcCTTCTCATATGTTCTGGGACTGCCCCAACATGCACAAATATTGGAGGGATATTCACGGGACTTTAATATTGGTCTTCAAGGTTCATGTTACCTGTGACTTTTTAAGTCTATATCTTGGTGATGTCTAGGTACTAGAacggagggaggatacaaaattattacaggcacttttagcagccagcaagaaatctattacaagaaggtggttaaagcTAACTCCACCAACATTAGAAGACTGGCACCAGACCGTCTGGCAAATGTTCAAAATGGACTTACTCTAttagaatccagagggataaatttgaccatatttgggacaaatgttAGTATCCTCTAGCCGCCCAGAATTCGTATCACTCCTCTAAGAATTCCTTCTTTATAATCTCCCAGTCTTTATTCTTTGcgaatgttttacttttgcataaacatgtgaaatgtttaaagaacccagaggtattgaaagctgtgattgtcttttttaaagtaagaaataccaaaactgtaagcactcagttcatttttttttttttgacactgttgtatgtataaaataagaaatacaaaaaggactctaatagatatcatatgtatgaatgttaatgctgagatatcttgctccttttccaataaaaacaaaattgaaaaaaaaagcacCTATCTACAAATTCAGCTTCTTTTAAAAtctgtttggaaacttttatcaacttttgaaaagtgagTCAAAAGCTAGAACACACACCTTTTCCTCCTAAACACCGAAAGATTCTGTGTCCCACTCATATGAACATACGCTCTGTCTGCCTGACGAtgaaagtcagtgtttccaacttagACACACAGATGGGATGTTTACTGATTTTTCACACCATCTAGAGACTCTATCTATcacctttttctggtgttattggagacttttggagactctgacacGAAAGCTCGTGAAAGTAtcatttgtctaaaacaaatcactgcactgaatataaatcactcccGCTGACATTGGCATTTTTGTCTATTGTCTGTTTTTTacagtggccctgaagggcaaaccacaacaacaaatctcaaagcacacacaaaaacacacaaaaacacacacacacacacacacacacacacacacacacaaacacacacacacaaacacacacaagaaaaaggaaATCATGCACACAAATTGGATTGTCTTTCTGACAGGAAGAGGGACAGTGCTtctgtccaatcagcatccagatcctggtcacagCAGGTACCTATCATTTCCGGTCGGACCTTTTTCTTGTGTGAgtgattttcttttcttatgtgtgtatttttttcttattggcatgattttttttttcttgtgtgctttgtggTTTGTCGCTGTGGTTCAcccttcagggccaccgtacttttcagtccatttatgaatattaaaaatgttatggttaaaaatgttcatgctttactgtgacttgttgtagTTTCCTTATAAGgttaaacataatgtgctgtgtcatgtctgctcccagactgtgtctggatttgtctgtcttttctgttttgtctgtcatttcctgttttattttgttaagtttccctcatgtgtcatgtctggtgtctttacttcctttccctgattgctCCACCtatgctgattacctgactcctccctgattgtctccacctgtgtccaattgtcttcccgccctcttgtgtatttaaaccctgtgtcttcccctgtttgtttggtagtttgtgttctacaacttgttgtgctcactcaccagtgtttttggatcatgttagtctgtctgctgtttttgacccgtttttgtccctcgaccactgattctgcctgtgcctatcctgcctgctcgtcaacgacctggttcgtgtacccgactctgattctgcctactccctttgttacctcagcctccaccgtttacctgtgcttcgaccatccgcctggattactgaccgtgagttctgcctgtcccccatgtaccgttgcttgtttgattgcttccccgtgtatgacctggcttgttttttgaccaccctctgtttgtccctagtggggattccgttggggttttcccgtcccggccaagccggtcgtcagccgtatccacccgcagcccagacgtttatccccggactcagtggcatcaCAGAATTAATATTATATCTTTGTTGTATAGTTtcacctgttaaagtgtttaataaaaacactcaactttacttgcattttgtggtcttgcttttgggttcagcctttgtacttagcctatcacagtgctgtgcacttttaatccccctcagccaaatacagtgtaagattctgttgaaagctaCTGCTGtacaatttagattagattgtccgTGTAAAACTTAttccatacatatttatatttgaaagtactcagatattataactgtacAAGGCCATTTAacctggaaaaagtaggtcaaggtcacttatTTTCAAAGAGGCTTCTGCtcaatgccaagatgcatccacaaaataaatgtgtgcagatatgtcaatgcattcttcagataatgcgactatgtcattgaatggacagacagatgacaaaacaattacaatacccctcggctGAGTGGTAAAAATCAAACCCAACTgaggaaaattaaaataaaaactaaacaaacatcaTCCATtctccaccgcttatccggggccgggttgtgGGGGTaatagtctaagcagggatgcccagactcctcctccagctcttccggggggaccccgaggcattcccaggccagccgagagacatagtctctccaaagtgacctaggtcttccctgaggcctccttaaacaaacaacatataaataaataaataacccatgtaactcctccagagtgtctcttttgggacATTTCAAACCCGGTTAAAATAGTTGGAACTGGGACAGaatatagttcatttgtagttctaaacatatttggGGTGTTTTTATGTGCACTTTTTGTGTCTTgtacaatgttattcctctcgcCTACATCGTTCATTACAATTATATGAAGATTTACAATCATGTAAATTAGATGATGATGTCATGAAGGAACTTTAACAACAGTCTATATGTACTTTAATACTGAGTTGGAAACACTTCACAACACCACAACCTTCATTTGGAATCAGATGAAGGTTCATTGTAGATCAGAGGCATTGATCTGTGCTTTGTGTCTCTAAAGTAACAGAAGAAAAAGACACAGGTTGAAACAGGGACAAATCTTCGATGCAAGGATGGAGGAAAATTTGTCAAGTACTTTTGTTGATAACTGTACTTGAATACTTGAGTATTTCCAGTTTTTGCGGCTATATACACTACTACATCACTGATATTAGAGGTCTTACTCCACTATTTTGTCTGAAAGCTTTGATTTCTTTTCAGATTTACAGTTTTCATCCCCCTCCTGTTCACTGGAAACAAAATATTCGAAATCAAATGCATTGATTTTATGAATATGCAGGAAAATGAATTCAGAACATCACTTGAAATGGACAGCTGTGGCTGAAGAGGTAGAGGGGGTTGTCCAATAAGTGAAGGGTTGGGGGTTCAAGTCCCGTGCTTTCCTAGTCATTGTATGTGACAGTGTACCTGTCAAAGTGTGTGACGTGGAAGAAAAACATGTACAGTGGAGCTGAGGGATACATTtggcaacagaaaaaaacagtttatAACAAAGCTATCCGTCAGTTAAGTGCCCATCCTTTTTCAGGCACCCACAGTACCTGAAAATATGTTGGTTTACCAgggcagttttttcagatagctGTTAGAAAGATGCACGCATAATATCAGTGTATAGATATTTGCATGAATTAATACCAGAACTGGAACAAATAGTGAAAGGTGAATATTTGATTGGAGTATTTTCAGAACAGCATTGGTCATTTAACTAAATGACAGGggtgttttacatgttttttaaccctttcatacatgaattaaaagaaccttaatcaagattgtttatcctgagtgttcttattcctcttaggcatgaaaaaacaatgtcactgaaattttttatgaagctatttttcatggagttacaaaaatgtcgcatgcgtttaatatttgaagcaaagaaacatgcatttactgacatactgtgtgtaaactatgaagtaaaaacattttcaatgctgctaatctgatgttggctcacattttaacacagtaaaatactagtttttactcagataatatgcaacaaaaaaaaaaatgttttaaaaaatacctgttagttacagtctaaaaacaataatcaattgatttacactcaaacatgttagtgcagatcaggtttatcaagaacaggaaagttatagtaatggtctgaatgtcagtgcatgggatgatgcagaagtgttcactgtgttagctgatatggaactgaaataactaaactcatgaatatacaagagaacagctgtagcatagctgtccactgtagtgaccactatgcatgaaagggttaatggttgtAATGGGACTGCCATGTTCATGAGTCCAAGTGTGAGAAAATCTGTTGGGGTGTATTTTTGTCTTCAGACATCCAAGCTTTGCGCCCCCTCTAGAGGAAGAAAAGGGGTACTGATGCCACCGCAGATCATCTTcagctccacttttttttttttttttttttaaattttaatgctCATCTTGTCATCTGTTTAACCGCaatgaaaatacaaatatttaaaCCTTTTAAGGCATTTACTTCGGGGTTTATTGCTCCGTTTGTCCTTCTCTGTGGATTTCTTCCAGtccatttaattaaataaaatccTTAACCAAGATGGATTAAATCGAATTATTATTCTCCCCTCACTTTTCTAGCAGTGCTAATATTTCTGGTTAATGCTTCGTCACATTTTACGCTGAATTTGTGTGAGTTTGCTGCGTAAACTGTCAGATTTGGATCCTTTTGCGCACAGTCCACGGGAGGTGCATTTCTCctcagactttaaccctttcatgcatagtgctcactacagtggacagttattcaaagcctgtcgtatattcatggattttgttgttttagttccatatcagccaacacagtgaacacttatgcatcatcccaaacactgcaattcagaccattactgtaactttgctgctcttgagaaacctgatctgcactaacatgtttagtgtaaatcaattggtaatttttagactgtaattaataggttcttttagtttgtttttgtttgtgtagcggttatttgtcatcaaaattaaatcaacttaaaggtgactgaacttaagactgtaacataactcaaataaccactagatgcgccacgggtttgtggtttacgcagtcaaaacacaatgtccatatcACACATGTAGTTCAAATGGTTTATTTTGAAGATTTCGCAGGCAaacaactaaggccttttgtgatgtctctcctgctcatcctgtctgatcttctgtgtgactgtgtctgtctgtgactggTTAAAacccataggcccacccaggtgcatgctggtctatctttgtgctccctattaatacccaggtgcccacggtctaaaccaacaaggaaacacaaaacaaaaaggtgctaaataccaaagaatgaaaacaataaccataaaaaaagtcaaaaaaatattaaacaaacaaaaaataaacaaatcaaaataaacaattagcaaaaaaaaatgctaagttagtaaacaaaaaaggtaacttaactttaaacaaaaaactaaaccgacaaatagctcctaaagttttgttttgttttgttttttttttaacaaaaaggtttatttttatatattatcttTGTGAAGTCTGTAATAACTATTATTAAAATACGTTAAAATGTGGGCAgctttaaaaaatgattttatttcattgtttaatatccctttctgatattgagttttaaatacatgtttttttgcttcaaattttaaatgcacggtgtagctaggtggacatttttgtcactccatgaaaaaaaaaaaaaaaaacaactcaatcgcgttgtttttttttttgtttgtttgtttattttttcctcaggaggaataaaaccactcaagAAAATTTTTTGAccaaggttcacataattcatgcatgtaagGATTAAGCTGACAGGCTAAAGTGCCAATCAGAATATGTCCATCAAATCCTGCGCCTGGTTCTTGTTTCTATGCCTGGGTTTGGACGCTTGTCCGTCACATCTTGTTTGGCCAATCCCTACTCAGGAGCGCAGTGACACACGTGTATAAAAGAGAGCTTAGGTCAGCTGTCATTCACAGAGGTGTGATGTGAAAGTCATTTGAAATCAGTCCTTTTATCACAAAGTAAGACTCCTTTTTCGCATGGCTCGTCTGCGTTCCATTCTCATCTAATTTGAGCGCGCCACAGAGACCCCGGTGCCAATCCAGGACTTGAAGGATGGATGAAATAAAGAACCACAACACGACAGTGAACCGAAGTTTGTCTAGTGATGACAAATTCAGTTTTGAGGACATCGACGTGAGCGCAGACGGCAGCCCCATTCTGAGGATCCTCATCTCTGTGGTGTACTCTGTGGTGTGCGCCGTGGGCTTGGTGGGAAATTTGCTTGTCTTTTTTCTCATGAGGGTACGACAAGGGCGAAAAAAATCCACAATAAATGTTTTCATCATCAACTTGGCGGTGACGGACTTCCAGTTCGTGCTCACTCTGCCCTTCTGGGCCGTGGACACCGCGCTGGACTTCAGCTGGCCGTTTGGAGACGCCATGTGCAAAATCATCCTGTCGGTCACTGTGATGAACATGTACGCCAGCGTGTTTTTTCTGACTGCCATGAGTGTGACGCGCTACCTGTCCGTGTCCTCGGCCCTCAAGAAGAAAGCCTGCAAGAGGTGGGGTTGTGTGAAGTGGGTGTGCGCGGTGCTGTGGGTGGCGGCCACTGCGGCCACAGCCCCCACCACCATCTTCTCCACCGCCACTGTGGTGGCTGGAGAGAAACTGTGCCTCCTAAAGTTTCCAGAAGGCCAAGACTGGCTCGCCCTTTATCATATTCAGAAAATCCTCATCGCCTTTATCATCCCTATGCTCATAGTGTCCGTCAACTATCTGCTGCTCCTGCGCTTCGTAAAACGCAGGAGCATGGACAACGCCAACCCGAAAAGGACATCTAGAGTCACCAAATCTGTCgctattgttgttttgtctttcttCTTTTGCTGGATGCCAAATCATGCCATCACTTTATGGGGTGTCTTGGTCAAACTGAACGCCGTCAACTGGGATAAATCCTACTATCTGGTGCATACGTACGTGTTTCCTGTCACCGTTTGCTTGGCGCACACAAACAGCTGCCTGAACCCAGTACTGTATTGTCTTATGAGGCCAGAAATCAGGAAAATGCTCAGCGGGCTGTTTTGGAAAGTCTCCACTCCAACCTCTAATAAAGGCTGCGCGACGCGCACTTTTACGCACGGGGAAACCCAGGGAGTCCTGCCACTCTACACCCTGTCCGTCATGGACCGCAAAGGCTTATCCACCTCCAGAATGAACCAGCATCCACAATGACTCCAATCTGTCAGTGACTGGTGGAATCTGCTGCTTTGTAAGCTTGTTTTCCCACATGGAGCCCACCTGTCATTACTCGTGCGTAATAATGACCAAAATGACCAGTCCTCAAATTCACATCATGGTGTGAGCTGGAATcctatgtgtgtgagtgtatgtgtgtcctATTCTCTTTACTGTCACAGGAGtacctattaaccctttcatgcatgaattatgagaaccttaatcaagatttttttcctgagtgtttttattcctctttaggcataaaaaagcaatgtgattttttttttttttttttaaatgagcctatttttcatggggttacaaaaatgtccagtcagctggacaccatgcatttactgacatactgtgtgaaaacgatgaaatacatgttttaatgctgttaatctgttctcacatttttacattctATGACCTCCTGAgagccagcaatgcatttttgtgtgtgtgtgtgtgtatatatatatgtgtgtatatatatatatatatatatatatatatatatatatatatatatatatatatatacagggtggggaagcaaaatttacaatattttgaggaagggattgaaagacagtgtatgaccaattagtttattgaaagtcatgagaatttatttgccacaagaaaattgacataatagaaaatgtttttattctatgtgtcctccttctttctcaataactgccttcacacgcttcctgaaacttgcacaagtgttcctcaaatattcgggtgacaacttctcccattcttctttaatagtatcttccagactttgtcgtaatagttttgctcatagtcattctcttctttccattataaacagtctttatggacactccaactatttttgaaatctcctttggtgtgacgagtgcattcagcaaatcacacactctttgatgtttgctttcctgattactcatatgggcaaaagtttctgaaaaggtatggataatagtgttaggtatgattatgacatcaatatatgtttagtttccaAACAACTGatgaagtgcctgctgagaaaaaacaactaaatgttcattgtaaattttgcttccccaccctgtatgtatgtatatatatatatatatatatatatatatatatatatatatatatatatatatatatatatatatatatttatatacacacacacacacatatacatatatatatatatatatatatatatatatatatatatatatatatatatatatatatatatataaagctgtccactgcaaaagacattccataattaaaaaaaaaaaaaaaaaaaaaaatctgtctgaaaaaactgttgcatcatgctgtttccaatcaagacaattattaaatgtaaaaaaaaccaaaacttttcctttcctgggtctctagttattactcagataagcaaaaaaaaaaaaaaaaaaaaaagtaaaaaaaaaaacaacaacaactgttaattacagtgtatttaccattagcaattgatttacactcaaatatgtaactgcagatcaggctgatgaagaacagtaatggtatgaattgcattgtatgggatgatgcataagcgcactgtgttggctgatatggaactaaaacaacaaaatccatgaatatacatgagaacaactttgaacagctgtccactggagtgaccactatgcatgaaagagttaaaactaTTTTTTCTGGGTTGAAACTAAGTTTACATCGACTCCGTTTGTTGCATTAATGACATTTTGCCTGTATTTGTCATTGAGGGACATTTTAAAACACGAGGCCTAGGACGCAGAGAAAACGGCTGAGGTGCACACATTTAACAAACTGGGCCAGAATCGAAGTGCAATTGCGGGTCACACAGCGCATTGCAGACGCTGAAGGAGCTCcagtaaaatgtgaaaacatCGATAATCGCTAAGGACTACCGAACAGACTCAGAAGATTGTCACTGATGTGTATTTATGCATATACTGTAACGCCTGTCTGCAAATAAAATGCTTTTTCCATCTAAGATTGGTATGATTGGTTTAATTTTCCCCAAATCAAATTGAAGTGTCTATCACACACTTGTGCACATTTCAGTCTCATCCCTCACCTTTCTGGGTTAAAACAGGATAGATTATTACAGTTCAGGTTGCTTTACATTTGATAAAAATGAAGTTTATTTAAGTTTACGTGAGGCACGTGACAGAGGTGACTCAATACCTGATGTTGCACAGCATCTActtttttatggtcaaaataaatCCACACAACTGACATGCCACCCCTCTATGGTACTAAACTTTCTGCAGCATCAGCCTGAGGCATCAGGTTAAAACGCAGCCCTGCCTGCTCCGCTAGCTGgcaagtcacatgaccagtcaaATCAGAGCTTTTGCAACTAGAAAATCTCGTTATATCATATCGCGATATTATCGCAAATGCAATTAATCGTTCAGCCCTAATAAACATAGATGACTATGAGTAAAAAGAACTAGAGAAGAATGTTTTCTTTTGAACTAAAAATACATCTGGATGTACAAGGACATCCTGGCATTTTGAATGTATTTGACAAAATGTTGATCACACTAAACAGTATTGCTTTATGGGTATTGGTGCAAAAGGGTTCGTCAGTGCATCCACTCTACTGTCGCCATCATTCAATTTGAATTTattttccagaaaatatgaaaatagctaaagtgattccagtttataaaaatggtgataagcacatggtgtcaaattatagaccggtgtcactgttaccacaattttctaaaattcttgagaaactgtttgtaaagaggttagatgactacgtagataaatataggatattaaatgatcatcagtacggatttaggaaaaaccgatcaacatctttagcagtaatggaatttgcagaaaatatagcaacagcggtggatcagaaacaacatactgttggtgtttttattgatttaaggaaagcatttgacacaattgatcactcaatattactccggaaatgtgaaatgtatggtataagaggtgtgacgcaaaactggttaaaaagttatttacaaaataggtctcagtacgtATCAgctggaaatacaaattcacaacttagaaaagtaacatgtggggtcccacaaggttcagttctgggacccaagttatttatactttatttaaatgatatttttatggcatctagtgagttaaaatttacaatatttgcagatgatactaatttgctttattcgggagcaaatatgaaacaaatattagaaatggtggaaaaggaattggtcaagttaaaaaaaatggtttgacgtaaataagttgtcacttaatgaagataaaacaaaatttatggtttttggtggtgctaggggaaattatgatataaaactgaaaattaatgaaattgaaattgaaagggtgtacgaaacaaaatttttgggagtgattattgaccataaactctgttggcaACCACacatagaatatatcaaacgcaaaatgtccaaggctgttgcgattctttataaaactcgggacttgttaagcaaaaaatgtttgcatatgttgtactgttcacttgtaatgccatatatgtcatactgtgtggaaatatggggcaatgtgtataaaactaatttagacccaataattaaactccaaaaaaaagctattagagtcataaacaaagctggttatctccagtcaagtaatccactttttgtaaaatctggtttactaaaatttttcgatattgtatatttaaaaacaatggaatttatgtttcgcgttaaaagtaaaaaccttcctttttgtattcagaaaatttttaagttaagagaaggacattataatttaagagggatgtttgtgtttgaaaaatgtaaagtaagaacaaacgttaaatatcacagtgtttcagttattggtgtcaagctatggaacgaattgaaggatgaagtgaaattgtgtagctcactgttgagtttcaaaaagaatttaatttgtcaaattatggagggctatgaaagtaatatgattacaaaatgacttataacactgaatgtagtataatttgtgtttaagtatttatctgctgcaacttcaggtgtggactaaggatgtgaataggagaagcagaaataagcctccggcttcagcttcttcctttttcagttacaaaatgtgttaattttatgtttgtttgtttttttaaatatgtatgtgttttgttttgttgtttttttaatatgggtgtgttttgtattttgtatttaactgaaataaacattcattcattcattcattcattcattcaaaaagcaagaaaaagacaagttatttacaATAAATGTCTAAATTTTGATTTCACTCCAGTCTGTAGAAAATctttgcaaataattacacagtAATCAGCCAACAGCTGGAAGTCAGAGGGACAAACTACATATGCTGTTGGCCTACAATAAATAATATGTTATACAGTCAAAGTGCAACAATCATAACACAACTCAGGTGTGTCATACATTAAAAGAAAGAAGTCAAAAGCATATGCTTGTAGTTTTCACTCGTTTCCATTGTTTCCGTTgagagaagtgtgtgtgtgtgtgtgtgtgtgtgtgtgtgtgtgtgtacaagtgAGTAAGTTACACTTCCACTCGTCATGTTATTACAATCAAGAGTGAGGGGATGACTGATGGAAAAAAAGTATTTGATTAATTAGATTCACTCATTGATTGGATGGGGGAGTGTTTTCACTGTATGTAATATCAGACATACATCTGTGTTTGTTGTTACCAGCTGAAGACAGTTCAAATGTCTTGCTCATGAGTCAAGctagaattatttttatttgtattgtcaCAGATGGTACTTTTGTTGAAATTATTGTTTTGAAATGTCAAGCAACTCAGGAGGACTTTCTGAAAACTGTTTATGTTTTCTGGTGAAGTAGATGGAAGTATTTTACAAATGTAGGATTTAAGAGATAAATGTTatccgtttaacccataaagacccaaacatccaccatcaaacaaaagcatctactgatctaaagtgtttaatacctgttgatccattaatcctaccaatacatgtaaattatttggtgtaaaatacagtttatcatcttttcatggtcatcagatatgacccatttggacgttcagaggttccatagtgaacgtggaaacaccgtcatcttctacgacatggattcaccagtaaaacccatggagttggatcagtgacagtggatgcacagttaatgatagattttcttgaaaaaaacaaaacaaaacaacgcattttcttcatttttctctgttttgatataacaacctttgaatttactctgagctttaatgaacatgtacataatcagtaaatataggaaaatacattatctccactgaaaaaaatccaaaatacagaggatagtattatagcaaatggtgataaatctcttgaaaaaggtaaaatagagagaaaaaaaaatgattaaggaactgccataaaagtaacactgggtctttctgggtttaaGGCCTGTTCATGCTTTGTCTGATTGTAGAGACTTAAAAGATAAAGTTCCAGTTAATATGATTATTAAAGTATATGTCCTTTTCATTATACAGATGATTGTCTTATGGAAGTACAAATGTTTGTGGTTCCTGGATCATGAGACTGCACTCTAATAAATATGTTCAGTTTCTTTCGACACATTTGTGCCATTTTGAATATTG
This sequence is a window from Sphaeramia orbicularis chromosome 3, fSphaOr1.1, whole genome shotgun sequence. Protein-coding genes within it:
- the LOC115415273 gene encoding relaxin-3 receptor 1-like, which gives rise to MDEIKNHNTTVNRSLSSDDKFSFEDIDVSADGSPILRILISVVYSVVCAVGLVGNLLVFFLMRVRQGRKKSTINVFIINLAVTDFQFVLTLPFWAVDTALDFSWPFGDAMCKIILSVTVMNMYASVFFLTAMSVTRYLSVSSALKKKACKRWGCVKWVCAVLWVAATAATAPTTIFSTATVVAGEKLCLLKFPEGQDWLALYHIQKILIAFIIPMLIVSVNYLLLLRFVKRRSMDNANPKRTSRVTKSVAIVVLSFFFCWMPNHAITLWGVLVKLNAVNWDKSYYLVHTYVFPVTVCLAHTNSCLNPVLYCLMRPEIRKMLSGLFWKVSTPTSNKGCATRTFTHGETQGVLPLYTLSVMDRKGLSTSRMNQHPQ